The following proteins come from a genomic window of Elusimicrobiota bacterium:
- a CDS encoding aminoacyl-tRNA hydrolase, which produces MDPRLVVGLGNDEKKYDHTPHNIGFLTLDTLAKRLKLSWKDEKDKVHAAAKGDVRFIKPRSLMNVSGTSVVWASAWWHIPPPEILVVCDDFALPWGRLRIRRKGSAGGHNGLDSVLTSFSTEDIPRLRVGVGPVPEMMDAKDYVLRAQPADRLHELADRAADALSAILTQGFDAAMNHFNGIGI; this is translated from the coding sequence GTGGACCCACGCCTGGTGGTCGGTTTGGGAAACGACGAAAAGAAGTACGACCACACGCCCCACAACATCGGGTTTTTGACGCTCGACACCTTGGCCAAGCGGCTGAAGTTGTCCTGGAAGGATGAAAAGGACAAAGTTCACGCCGCCGCCAAGGGCGACGTGCGTTTCATCAAGCCCCGCTCGCTCATGAACGTCTCGGGGACGAGCGTCGTGTGGGCCAGCGCCTGGTGGCACATTCCTCCCCCGGAAATCCTGGTGGTTTGCGATGACTTCGCCCTGCCCTGGGGCCGTCTGCGCATCCGCCGCAAGGGCAGCGCCGGCGGGCACAACGGCCTGGACTCCGTCCTGACTTCTTTCTCCACCGAAGACATCCCCCGCCTGCGGGTGGGCGTGGGCCCCGTGCCCGAAATGATGGACGCGAAGGATTACGTCCTCCGCGCCCAACCGGCGGACCGCCTGCACGAGTTGGCCGACCGCGCGGCCGACGCCCTGTCGGCGATCCTCACCCAGGGTTTCGACGCCGCCATGAACCACTTCAACGGAATTGGGATTTAA
- a CDS encoding 50S ribosomal protein L25 → MQTIELGADKREIVTKGTLRTLRVGGMIPAVVYGGKKEPANLIIEGKKLIRVLKGHGMNVLVNLKVGAGAEVVLLKDLQRDVLTHEIIHVDFQRISMTEKLDVNVPIHIKGEAPGVKVGGGIMEHILRDLRVRCLPADIPDGIHLDVSALQLNQGLKVKDIVAPQGVEILNEAEALVVNIVAPAAEEVATPATAVAGPAEPEVIAKGKKPEEGEEGAAPAAGAKAPAAGAAKAPAAPAAKK, encoded by the coding sequence ATGCAGACCATTGAATTGGGCGCTGACAAGCGCGAAATTGTGACGAAAGGGACGCTCCGGACGCTTCGCGTGGGGGGCATGATCCCCGCCGTCGTCTACGGGGGGAAAAAAGAACCCGCGAACCTCATTATCGAAGGGAAAAAACTGATCCGGGTGCTCAAGGGCCACGGCATGAACGTGCTCGTGAACCTCAAAGTCGGGGCCGGCGCCGAAGTCGTCCTGTTGAAAGACCTTCAGCGCGACGTCCTCACCCACGAGATCATCCACGTCGACTTTCAACGCATCTCCATGACGGAAAAACTCGACGTCAACGTGCCGATCCACATCAAAGGCGAAGCCCCCGGCGTGAAGGTCGGCGGCGGCATCATGGAACACATCCTGCGCGACCTGCGGGTCCGTTGCTTGCCCGCGGACATTCCCGACGGCATCCACCTCGATGTGAGCGCCCTGCAACTCAACCAGGGGCTCAAGGTCAAGGACATCGTCGCGCCCCAGGGCGTGGAGATCTTGAACGAAGCCGAGGCCCTGGTGGTCAACATCGTCGCGCCCGCCGCTGAAGAAGTGGCGACGCCCGCGACGGCCGTTGCCGGACCGGCGGAGCCCGAAGTCATCGCCAAGGGCAAGAAGCCGGAAGAGGGCGAAGAAGGCGCGGCCCCCGCGGCCGGCGCCAAGGCCCCCGCCGCCGGCGCCGCGAAAGCGCCCGCCGCGCCCGCCGCCAAGAAGTAA
- a CDS encoding ribose-phosphate pyrophosphokinase — MVKKPSDGPAAALKIFSGNAHPALAKEIADVLGTAVGRAHVGRFPDGEVEVKIQENVRGADCFIVQPTSYPANDNLLELLLMVDALRRASAWRITAVLPYFGYGRQDRKAEPRVPISAKLVSNIIRAAGVDRVLTMDLHAGQIQGFFDIPVDHLYANPVLVSYFKKKVAPEEWVVVSPDAGGVERARAFAKRLETGLAIIDKRRLSPNEAAVMHVIGDVRGKKALIIDDLVDTGGTLVKAAQALKDAGAIHVSAAAAHGVLAGPAIDRLNASPVEELVITNSIPLNHKDDRKIKVLSVASLLAEAIQRIHSEQSISEMFI, encoded by the coding sequence ATGGTCAAAAAACCCAGTGACGGCCCGGCGGCCGCTTTGAAAATTTTCTCCGGAAACGCGCACCCGGCCTTGGCGAAGGAAATTGCCGACGTCCTCGGCACGGCGGTGGGGCGGGCCCACGTGGGCCGCTTCCCCGACGGGGAAGTCGAGGTCAAGATTCAAGAGAACGTGCGCGGGGCGGACTGCTTCATCGTGCAGCCCACCAGCTACCCGGCGAACGACAATTTGTTGGAGTTGCTTTTGATGGTGGACGCGCTGCGGCGCGCCTCCGCCTGGCGGATCACGGCGGTGTTGCCCTACTTCGGTTACGGCCGCCAAGACCGCAAGGCCGAGCCCCGGGTGCCGATCTCGGCCAAACTCGTCTCGAATATTATCCGCGCCGCCGGTGTGGACCGCGTGTTGACGATGGACCTCCACGCCGGGCAGATCCAGGGCTTTTTTGACATTCCCGTGGATCATCTCTACGCAAACCCGGTGCTCGTGAGTTACTTTAAAAAGAAAGTGGCCCCCGAGGAATGGGTGGTGGTCTCGCCCGACGCGGGCGGCGTGGAACGCGCCCGGGCCTTCGCCAAGCGCCTCGAAACGGGTTTGGCGATCATCGACAAGCGCCGTCTGTCGCCCAACGAAGCGGCGGTCATGCACGTGATCGGCGACGTGAGGGGGAAAAAGGCGCTCATCATCGACGATTTGGTGGACACGGGCGGCACGCTGGTCAAGGCCGCCCAGGCGCTCAAGGACGCGGGGGCGATCCACGTTTCCGCCGCGGCGGCGCACGGGGTTCTGGCGGGGCCGGCCATCGACCGGCTCAACGCCTCGCCGGTGGAGGAGCTGGTCATCACGAACAGCATCCCCCTGAACCACAAGGACGACCGGAAAATAAAAGTTTTGTCGGTGGCGTCGCTGTTGGCCGAGGCCATTCAGCGCATCCACAGCGAGCAGTCGATCAGCGAGATGTTCATCTAG
- the glmU gene encoding bifunctional UDP-N-acetylglucosamine diphosphorylase/glucosamine-1-phosphate N-acetyltransferase GlmU, whose product MKSDLPKVLHVAAGKALLEHVLDAAAPLKGQAGVVVGRGADLVRERLADRAGLVFFIQKQRRGSGDAVKPAARWLARRGGDVVVLCGDAPLVRPETLKDLVRAHRRQKNAVTLLTATVADATGYGRVRRGPDGRPTAIVEHRDATAEERAIREINSGTYCFRVSDLLAGLRRLRPDNAKGEYYITDLVADLVRRGRPAGALCLSDGNEILGVNNRRELAEAGRLLNRRRLDTLMDAGVTIVDPATTYIDAGVRVGGDTVIEPQTHLLGRTTVGRGCRVGPQTRLENCVVGDGARVLATFGEGARVERGARVGPWARLRAGAVVGPDAHVGNFVEIKKSRLGRGAKANHLTYLGNATVGAGVNVGAGVITCNYDGVSKHATVLGAGAFIGSNVNLVAPVRVGAGAIVGAGSTVTRDVPTNALALERSTMVVKPGWADRKRKELRKQAHGQKTQ is encoded by the coding sequence ATGAAATCCGATTTGCCCAAGGTTCTTCACGTCGCCGCGGGCAAGGCGCTCCTTGAACACGTCCTGGACGCGGCGGCCCCTTTAAAAGGCCAGGCCGGCGTGGTCGTGGGCCGGGGCGCGGACCTCGTGCGGGAACGGTTGGCCGATCGGGCGGGTTTGGTCTTTTTCATTCAGAAACAGCGCCGGGGCTCCGGCGACGCGGTCAAGCCCGCGGCGCGCTGGTTGGCCCGACGGGGCGGCGACGTGGTGGTGCTCTGCGGCGACGCGCCGCTCGTCCGGCCCGAAACGTTGAAAGATTTGGTGCGCGCGCATCGGCGGCAAAAGAACGCCGTGACCCTTTTGACCGCGACGGTGGCCGACGCCACGGGCTACGGCCGCGTGCGGCGCGGCCCCGACGGCCGCCCGACGGCGATCGTGGAGCACCGCGACGCGACCGCCGAAGAGCGGGCCATCCGAGAGATCAATTCCGGGACGTACTGTTTCCGCGTGTCCGATTTGCTGGCGGGGTTGCGGCGGTTGCGCCCCGACAACGCCAAGGGCGAGTACTACATCACCGACTTGGTCGCCGACTTGGTTCGGCGGGGCCGCCCCGCGGGGGCGCTGTGCCTGTCCGACGGCAACGAAATTCTGGGCGTCAACAATCGGCGCGAGCTGGCCGAGGCGGGCCGCCTTTTGAACCGCCGGCGGTTGGACACCCTGATGGACGCGGGCGTGACCATTGTGGACCCGGCGACGACCTACATCGACGCCGGCGTGCGCGTGGGCGGCGACACGGTGATCGAGCCGCAGACCCATTTGTTGGGTCGCACGACGGTGGGCCGGGGGTGTCGGGTCGGTCCCCAGACGCGGCTTGAAAATTGCGTCGTCGGCGACGGGGCGCGGGTTTTGGCCACCTTCGGCGAAGGCGCGCGGGTGGAGCGGGGCGCGCGGGTGGGCCCTTGGGCGCGGTTGCGAGCGGGCGCCGTGGTGGGCCCCGACGCGCACGTTGGAAATTTTGTGGAGATCAAGAAATCCCGGTTGGGGCGGGGAGCCAAGGCGAACCACCTGACCTACCTGGGTAACGCGACGGTCGGCGCCGGGGTGAACGTGGGGGCGGGGGTCATCACCTGCAACTACGACGGGGTGAGCAAACACGCCACCGTGCTGGGCGCGGGGGCGTTCATCGGTTCGAATGTGAATTTGGTGGCGCCGGTGCGGGTGGGCGCGGGCGCGATCGTGGGGGCGGGTTCCACGGTCACGCGCGACGTTCCGACGAACGCACTGGCGCTGGAGCGGTCAACGATGGTGGTCAAGCCCGGTTGGGCGGACCGCAAACGGAAGGAGCTTAGAAAACAAGCCCATGGTCAAAAAACCCAGTGA
- a CDS encoding GGDEF domain-containing protein: MFGQKAFRPVAATLILSATLLSALIGLRWLWVSRFALGRVFWTVWEDFRFFALREWETMAHYYLFALVLTVPLVGGLLALAARRGYILRARSDLLKRAFRRYRDLAESDALTGLATRRGVLRGLEGEIKRTARYRAPLCTLFIDVDNFKTINDTLGHGAGDTVLRTIAESIKTTVRETDLAGRYGGDEFLVVLPHAAATQGCQVAERVRTKVAALFAGRRDLVLPPTISIGIMAYSAAVGGLADYLDAADKALLKSKSLGKNRTILCENPGIFRPITPPAS; this comes from the coding sequence ATGTTCGGTCAAAAAGCCTTCCGCCCCGTCGCCGCGACCCTGATCCTCAGCGCCACCCTTTTGTCGGCCTTAATCGGACTTCGCTGGCTGTGGGTTTCCCGTTTCGCGCTGGGCCGCGTCTTTTGGACCGTTTGGGAGGATTTCCGGTTTTTCGCCCTGCGCGAATGGGAGACCATGGCGCATTACTACCTTTTCGCTCTGGTGCTCACGGTTCCGTTGGTCGGCGGCCTGTTGGCCCTGGCGGCCCGACGCGGGTACATTCTGCGCGCCCGCTCCGACCTGCTCAAACGCGCCTTTCGGCGCTACCGCGACCTGGCGGAATCCGACGCCCTGACAGGCCTCGCGACCCGCCGCGGCGTCCTGCGGGGGCTGGAAGGCGAGATCAAAAGGACCGCCCGCTACCGCGCCCCCCTCTGCACCCTCTTCATCGACGTGGACAACTTCAAAACCATCAACGACACGTTGGGCCACGGCGCCGGGGACACGGTGTTGCGCACGATCGCCGAATCCATCAAGACCACGGTGAGGGAAACCGACCTGGCGGGCCGCTACGGCGGCGATGAATTTTTGGTGGTGTTGCCCCACGCGGCCGCGACCCAAGGTTGCCAAGTGGCCGAGCGCGTGCGGACGAAGGTCGCGGCGTTGTTCGCCGGGCGGCGGGACTTGGTTTTGCCCCCGACGATCAGCATCGGGATTATGGCCTACTCCGCCGCCGTCGGCGGCCTGGCGGACTACCTGGACGCCGCCGACAAGGCGCTGTTGAAATCAAAATCCCTCGGGAAAAACCGGACCATCCTCTGCGAAAACCCGGGGATATTCCGGCCGATCACTCCCCCGGCGTCGTGA